A genomic stretch from Georgenia muralis includes:
- the tsaB gene encoding tRNA (adenosine(37)-N6)-threonylcarbamoyltransferase complex dimerization subunit type 1 TsaB codes for MRILCIDTSGGSAVALVDVPEEGGTTVLSAASGEDPRRHAESLSPLVAEVLGGGTFDAVAVGTGPAPFTGLRVGLVTAQVLARGRGVPVHGVSTLDVLARQGLDGLPAGEEVLVVTDARRKEVYWGRYVADGPDDVRRLAGPAVAAPATLDPAGATVLGPGAARYPELLVAAPGTPASVDPAVLARVVRARLARRVAGAEVELGTEPLYLRRPDVHPAGTPKRATAPAP; via the coding sequence GTGCGGATCCTGTGCATCGACACCTCCGGCGGGAGCGCCGTGGCGCTCGTGGACGTCCCCGAGGAGGGCGGCACGACCGTGCTGTCGGCAGCGTCGGGCGAGGACCCCCGACGCCACGCGGAGAGCCTGAGCCCGCTCGTGGCCGAGGTCCTCGGCGGCGGGACGTTCGACGCTGTCGCCGTGGGCACCGGGCCCGCCCCCTTCACCGGTCTGCGGGTCGGCCTCGTCACCGCCCAGGTTCTCGCCCGCGGCCGGGGGGTGCCCGTCCACGGCGTCTCCACCCTCGACGTCCTGGCGCGCCAGGGCCTGGACGGTCTGCCGGCCGGCGAGGAGGTCCTCGTCGTCACCGACGCGCGGCGCAAGGAGGTCTACTGGGGCCGGTACGTCGCGGACGGCCCCGACGACGTCCGGCGGCTCGCGGGGCCGGCGGTCGCCGCCCCTGCCACCCTCGACCCCGCCGGGGCCACCGTCCTGGGCCCGGGCGCCGCCCGCTACCCCGAGCTGCTCGTCGCCGCGCCCGGCACCCCCGCGAGCGTCGACCCGGCGGTGCTCGCCCGCGTCGTGCGGGCCCGCCTCGCCCGGCGGGTCGCCGGCGCGGAGGTCGAGCTCGGGACGGAGCCGCTGTACCTCCGGCGCCCCGACGTCCACCCGGCCGGCACTCCCAAGCGGGCGACCGCCCCCGCGCCGTGA
- the glmS gene encoding glutamine--fructose-6-phosphate transaminase (isomerizing) — protein MCGIVGYVGPAQPSSRPLEVALGGLARLEYRGYDSAGVALVTPDGLAAAKKAGRLANLREALAANPLPDATAAIGHTRWATHGAPTDANAHPHLSEDGRLAVIHNGIIENFAPLRTELRQAGVTFASETDTEVVAHLLARAYDEARDLTAAMLAVTRRLEGAFTLLAVHADEPGTVVGARLNSPLVVGLGEGENFLGSDVSAFIAHTKEALELGQDQVVTITADSVTVVDGDGNPAEGRRYTVDWDADAAVKGGFATFMDKEIHDQPKAVADTLLGRTDEVGNLILDELRIDEAVLRSVDKIIVIACGTAAYAGHVAKYAIEHWVRIPVEVELAHEFRYRDPVVNEKTLVVAVSQSGETMDTLMALRHAREQGSKVLAVVNTHGSTIAREADAVLYTHAGPEVAVASTKAFLAQITATYLLGLYLAQLRGTKYADEVAGYLAELALLPAKIQEVLDHAEEVREVARAMKDTTSVLFLGRHVGFPVALEGALKLKELAYIHAEGFAAGELKHGPIALIEEGQPVFVVVPTPRRPTLHSKVVSNIQEIRARGARTLVIAEEGDEAVTPYADVVFRVPRTPTLMMPLVTVVPLQIFAAELATAKGLDVDQPRNLAKSVTVE, from the coding sequence ATGTGTGGAATCGTCGGCTACGTGGGCCCCGCCCAGCCCAGCTCCCGTCCCCTCGAGGTCGCCCTCGGCGGCCTGGCACGGCTGGAGTACCGGGGGTACGACTCCGCCGGCGTGGCCCTCGTCACGCCGGACGGCCTCGCCGCGGCGAAGAAGGCCGGCCGGCTCGCCAACCTGCGCGAGGCCCTGGCCGCGAACCCGCTGCCCGACGCCACCGCCGCGATCGGGCACACCCGGTGGGCCACCCACGGCGCCCCCACGGACGCCAACGCCCACCCGCACCTGAGCGAGGACGGCCGGCTCGCCGTCATCCACAACGGCATCATCGAGAACTTCGCGCCCCTGCGCACCGAGCTGCGCCAGGCGGGGGTGACCTTCGCCTCCGAGACCGACACCGAGGTCGTCGCCCACCTGCTCGCCCGCGCCTACGACGAGGCCCGCGACCTCACCGCCGCCATGCTCGCCGTCACCCGGCGTCTCGAGGGCGCGTTCACCCTCCTCGCCGTGCACGCCGACGAGCCCGGCACCGTCGTCGGCGCCCGCCTGAACTCCCCCCTCGTCGTCGGCCTGGGCGAGGGGGAGAACTTCCTCGGCTCGGACGTCTCGGCGTTCATCGCCCACACCAAGGAGGCCCTCGAGCTGGGCCAGGACCAGGTCGTGACCATCACCGCCGACTCCGTCACGGTCGTCGACGGCGACGGCAACCCGGCCGAGGGCCGCCGGTACACCGTGGACTGGGACGCCGACGCCGCCGTCAAGGGCGGCTTCGCCACGTTCATGGACAAGGAGATCCACGACCAGCCCAAGGCGGTGGCTGACACGCTCCTGGGACGCACGGACGAGGTGGGCAACCTCATCCTGGACGAGCTGCGCATCGACGAGGCCGTCCTGCGCAGCGTCGACAAGATCATCGTCATCGCCTGCGGGACCGCCGCCTACGCCGGGCACGTGGCCAAGTACGCCATCGAGCACTGGGTGCGCATCCCCGTCGAGGTCGAGCTCGCCCACGAGTTCCGCTACCGCGACCCGGTCGTCAACGAGAAGACCCTCGTCGTCGCGGTCTCCCAGTCCGGGGAGACCATGGACACCCTCATGGCGCTGCGCCACGCCCGTGAGCAGGGCTCGAAGGTCCTCGCCGTGGTCAACACCCACGGCTCGACCATCGCCCGCGAGGCCGACGCCGTGCTGTACACCCACGCCGGCCCGGAGGTCGCGGTGGCCTCCACCAAGGCCTTCCTCGCCCAGATCACCGCCACCTACCTCCTGGGCCTCTACCTCGCCCAGCTGCGCGGCACGAAGTACGCCGACGAGGTGGCCGGCTACCTCGCCGAGCTCGCCCTGCTGCCGGCGAAGATCCAGGAGGTCCTCGACCACGCGGAGGAGGTGCGCGAGGTGGCCCGCGCCATGAAGGACACCACCTCGGTGCTCTTCCTCGGGCGCCACGTCGGCTTCCCCGTGGCCCTGGAGGGCGCGCTCAAGCTCAAGGAGCTCGCCTACATCCACGCCGAGGGCTTCGCCGCCGGGGAGCTCAAGCACGGCCCCATCGCCCTCATCGAGGAGGGGCAGCCCGTCTTCGTCGTCGTCCCGACCCCGCGCCGGCCCACCCTGCACAGCAAGGTCGTGTCCAACATCCAGGAGATCCGTGCCCGTGGCGCCCGGACCCTGGTCATCGCGGAGGAGGGGGACGAGGCGGTCACGCCCTACGCCGACGTCGTCTTCCGGGTCCCGCGCACCCCGACCCTCATGATGCCGCTGGTCACGGTGGTCCCGCTGCAGATCTTCGCCGCCGAGCTCGCCACCGCCAAGGGCCTGGACGTCGACCAGCCCCGCAACCTCGCCAAGTCCGTGACCGTGGAGTGA
- a CDS encoding DedA family protein: MLETARAVEDLVLSLAGSPWLLLVVVVLVTVDGFFPPVPSESVVIAVAALTAAEGGPPLAPLVLAAAVGAFCGDLVAYTIGRLVPVERLRVMQGRRARRTFDRARYILATRGTVLILSARFVPIGRVAVNMSAGAVDFPRRRFVLIAAIAAIVWAGYTTALGVGAGVFLQDHPLAAVAVGVVGGVVLGVVVDRLLTWVHARLLPGLPTTGEMLEGEGPAPD, from the coding sequence GTGCTCGAGACGGCGAGGGCGGTCGAGGACCTCGTCCTGTCGCTCGCCGGCTCGCCGTGGCTCCTCCTCGTCGTCGTCGTCCTGGTCACCGTCGACGGGTTCTTCCCGCCGGTGCCGAGCGAGTCCGTGGTCATCGCCGTCGCCGCCCTGACGGCCGCCGAGGGGGGCCCGCCGCTGGCGCCGCTCGTGCTCGCGGCAGCGGTCGGCGCGTTCTGCGGCGACCTCGTGGCCTACACCATCGGCCGGCTGGTGCCGGTCGAACGGCTGCGCGTGATGCAGGGCCGGCGGGCCCGGCGCACCTTCGACCGGGCCCGGTACATCCTCGCCACCCGGGGGACCGTGCTCATCCTCTCGGCCCGGTTCGTCCCCATCGGGCGGGTCGCGGTGAACATGAGCGCCGGTGCGGTGGACTTCCCCCGCCGCCGGTTCGTCCTCATCGCCGCGATCGCCGCGATCGTGTGGGCCGGGTACACCACCGCCCTGGGGGTCGGGGCGGGGGTGTTCCTGCAGGACCACCCGCTCGCGGCGGTCGCCGTCGGCGTCGTCGGCGGGGTGGTCCTGGGCGTGGTGGTGGACCGGCTCCTCACCTGGGTCCACGCCCGGCTCCTGCCCGGCCTGCCGACGACGGGGGAGATGCTCGAGGGTGAGGGCCCCGCCCCGGACTGA
- a CDS encoding succinate dehydrogenase cytochrome b subunit, whose translation MVTATAPTKPRRANGTTVALKWAMAVSGIVFVLFVLLHMYGNLKMFSGQEAFDSYAESLRDLLYPYLPRMGFLWIQRIGLLVALAVHVVAAVTLWRRAREARRDRYVMHKRLAQTYSARTVRWGGLILLAFIVFHILQFTTLTINVGGTFDSPYERFVAAFEHWWLYLVYLVAIVMLTMHVRHGVWSALQTLGASNRRRQGAINATAYLVAAALLVGFMAPPTAVLLDFVN comes from the coding sequence ATGGTCACTGCCACTGCGCCGACGAAGCCGCGACGCGCCAACGGCACCACCGTCGCCCTGAAGTGGGCGATGGCGGTCTCGGGAATCGTCTTCGTCCTGTTCGTCCTGCTCCATATGTACGGCAACCTCAAGATGTTCTCGGGCCAGGAGGCGTTCGACTCCTACGCCGAGTCGCTGCGGGACCTGCTCTACCCGTACCTGCCGCGCATGGGCTTCCTGTGGATCCAGCGCATCGGCCTGCTCGTGGCGCTCGCGGTGCACGTCGTCGCCGCCGTGACGCTCTGGCGCCGGGCGCGCGAGGCGCGCCGGGACCGCTACGTGATGCACAAGCGCCTCGCCCAGACGTACTCGGCGCGCACGGTGCGGTGGGGCGGGCTGATCCTGCTCGCGTTCATCGTCTTCCACATCCTGCAGTTCACGACGCTGACCATCAACGTCGGCGGCACCTTCGACAGCCCGTACGAGCGGTTCGTCGCCGCCTTCGAACACTGGTGGCTCTACCTCGTCTACCTCGTCGCGATCGTCATGCTGACCATGCACGTGCGGCACGGGGTGTGGAGCGCGCTGCAGACCCTCGGTGCGTCCAACCGCCGTCGCCAGGGCGCGATCAACGCCACCGCCTACCTCGTCGCCGCGGCGCTGCTGGTCGGGTTCATGGCCCCCCCGACCGCCGTCCTGCTCGACTTCGTCAACTGA
- a CDS encoding sulfurtransferase, whose product MSGPREQVLVTAGELAAELAGPRPPVLLDVRWSLAEPDGRPAHRAGHLPGAVFVDLERELAAPPSPTAGRHPLPSPADLQAAARRWGLRRDRGVVAYDAVGATSAARVWWLLRWAGLGDVRLLDGGLGAWLAAGGSLETGEVVPDPGDVALPLAAGGPAAMPTTDADGVAVSDGTLLDARAGERYRGEHEPVDPRAGHIPGAVSAPTTANLTAAGTFLPATDLRARFEALGALGAGGATGAAVAVYCGSGVTAAHEIAALTSLGVPATLYPGSFSQWSSDPARDVVTGA is encoded by the coding sequence GTGAGCGGCCCGCGCGAGCAGGTCCTCGTCACCGCCGGGGAGCTGGCCGCCGAGCTCGCCGGCCCTCGGCCACCGGTCCTGCTCGACGTGCGGTGGTCCCTCGCCGAGCCGGACGGGCGGCCCGCGCACCGGGCCGGGCACCTGCCAGGGGCGGTCTTCGTCGACCTCGAGCGCGAGCTCGCCGCCCCGCCGAGCCCGACCGCCGGCCGCCACCCCCTGCCCTCGCCGGCCGACCTGCAGGCCGCCGCCCGCCGCTGGGGCCTGCGCCGCGACCGCGGCGTGGTCGCCTACGACGCCGTCGGGGCGACCTCCGCCGCCCGCGTCTGGTGGCTGCTGCGCTGGGCCGGGCTGGGCGACGTGCGCCTCCTCGACGGCGGCCTCGGCGCATGGCTCGCCGCCGGCGGGTCGCTGGAGACCGGGGAGGTCGTGCCCGACCCGGGCGACGTCGCCCTGCCGCTCGCCGCCGGCGGCCCGGCCGCGATGCCGACCACCGACGCCGACGGCGTCGCCGTCTCGGACGGGACGCTGCTCGACGCCCGTGCGGGGGAGCGCTACCGCGGCGAGCACGAGCCCGTGGACCCCCGGGCCGGCCACATCCCCGGCGCCGTCAGCGCCCCGACGACGGCGAACCTCACCGCCGCCGGCACCTTCCTGCCCGCGACGGACCTGCGGGCCCGCTTCGAGGCCCTCGGGGCCCTCGGGGCCGGCGGCGCCACCGGCGCCGCGGTGGCCGTGTACTGCGGCTCGGGAGTGACCGCGGCCCACGAGATCGCCGCCCTGACGAGCCTCGGTGTGCCCGCGACGCTCTACCCGGGCTCGTTCTCCCAGTGGTCGTCGGACCCGGCGCGCGACGTCGTCACCGGCGCCTGA
- the coaA gene encoding type I pantothenate kinase produces MSLSRPASKEPASPFVEFDRAAWSRLAASTPLPLTAQDVVNLRGLGDPLDLAEVDAVYRPLSGLLQLYAAATRALHQATSTFLGERSTRTPYVIGVAGSVAVGKSSTARLLRELLRRWPQTPRVELVTTDGFLYPNAELRRRGLLERKGFPESYDRRALLRFVADVKGGAPEVSAPLYDHVTYDIVPGRRQVVHSPDVLVVEGLNVLQPARATANGTSSLAVSDFFDFSIYVDARSADVRRWYVERFLKLRRTAFSQPDSYFRVYADLDDAAATARAEEIWETINAPNLAENILPTRGRATLVLTKTADHRMHRMRLRKL; encoded by the coding sequence GTGTCCCTCTCGCGACCGGCGTCCAAGGAGCCCGCCTCCCCGTTCGTGGAGTTCGACCGGGCCGCGTGGAGCCGCCTGGCGGCCTCGACCCCGCTGCCCCTGACCGCGCAGGACGTGGTCAACCTCCGCGGCCTGGGCGACCCCCTCGACCTGGCCGAGGTCGACGCCGTCTACCGGCCGCTGTCGGGGCTGCTGCAGCTCTACGCCGCCGCCACCCGGGCCCTGCACCAGGCGACCTCGACGTTCCTCGGTGAGCGGTCCACCCGCACCCCCTACGTCATCGGGGTGGCCGGCTCCGTGGCGGTCGGCAAGTCCTCCACGGCCCGTCTGCTGCGCGAGCTGCTGCGCCGCTGGCCCCAGACGCCCCGGGTCGAGCTCGTCACCACCGACGGGTTCCTCTACCCCAACGCCGAGCTGCGCCGGCGGGGCCTGCTCGAGCGCAAGGGTTTCCCCGAGTCCTACGACCGGCGCGCGCTGCTGCGCTTCGTCGCCGACGTCAAGGGTGGGGCGCCGGAGGTCTCCGCGCCCCTGTACGACCACGTCACCTACGACATCGTCCCCGGGCGCAGGCAGGTGGTGCACTCCCCCGACGTGCTCGTCGTCGAGGGCCTCAACGTGCTCCAGCCCGCCCGGGCGACGGCGAACGGCACGTCGTCCCTGGCGGTGAGCGACTTCTTCGACTTCTCCATCTACGTCGACGCCCGCTCCGCCGACGTGCGGCGGTGGTACGTCGAGCGCTTCCTCAAGCTCCGGCGGACGGCGTTCTCCCAGCCGGACTCCTACTTCCGGGTCTACGCCGACCTCGACGACGCCGCGGCCACCGCCCGCGCCGAGGAGATCTGGGAGACGATCAACGCCCCGAACCTCGCCGAGAACATCCTCCCTACCCGCGGCCGGGCGACCCTGGTGCTCACCAAGACCGCGGACCACCGGATGCACCGCATGCGCCTGCGCAAGCTCTGA
- the alr gene encoding alanine racemase — protein sequence MGGRLGAVSTPDGEHDGAPAHPARAVVDLGAVAGNVAALRGAAPTAEVMAVVKADAYGHGLLPVARTAVAAGATWLGVAQLDEALVLRAGLPGPRILTWLYAPGAPLHLALTADLDLSASAPWAVGEVAAAARATGRTARVHLKVDTGMGRGGARPEAFGDLVDAARRAEAEGTVEVVGIWSHLACADEVDSPVTAAQTEVFAAAVATAEAAGLRPQVRHLAASSGTLFHPATHFDLVRPGIAVYGLSPAPEVAGAEALGLRPAMRLEARLTLVKPAPAGTPVSYGHTESTSADTHLGVVPLGYGDGIPRAASSVGPVQVAGRRLRVTGRVCMDQVVLDLGPDGGAEGDVAVLFGDGRAGEPTADDWARVCGTISYEIVTRLGARVPRHYLPGEHA from the coding sequence ATGGGTGGGAGACTGGGCGCCGTGAGCACCCCGGACGGCGAGCACGACGGCGCCCCCGCCCACCCCGCCCGGGCCGTCGTCGACCTCGGTGCCGTCGCGGGCAACGTGGCCGCGCTCCGCGGTGCGGCCCCGACCGCGGAGGTCATGGCGGTGGTCAAGGCCGACGCGTACGGCCACGGGCTCCTCCCGGTCGCCCGCACGGCGGTCGCGGCCGGCGCGACCTGGCTCGGCGTCGCGCAGCTCGACGAGGCGCTGGTCCTGCGGGCGGGCCTGCCCGGCCCGCGCATCCTCACGTGGCTCTACGCCCCCGGCGCGCCGCTGCACCTGGCGCTCACGGCCGACCTCGACCTCTCCGCGTCGGCGCCCTGGGCGGTGGGCGAGGTGGCGGCCGCCGCCCGCGCCACCGGGCGGACGGCCCGGGTGCACCTCAAGGTCGACACCGGCATGGGTCGCGGCGGCGCCCGGCCCGAGGCGTTCGGTGACCTCGTCGACGCGGCGCGCCGCGCCGAGGCCGAGGGCACCGTCGAGGTGGTCGGCATCTGGTCGCACCTGGCGTGCGCCGACGAGGTGGACAGCCCCGTCACCGCCGCGCAGACCGAGGTCTTCGCCGCCGCCGTGGCCACCGCGGAGGCCGCCGGGCTGCGGCCGCAGGTCCGCCACCTCGCCGCGTCGTCCGGGACGCTGTTCCATCCCGCCACGCACTTCGACCTGGTGCGCCCGGGGATCGCGGTCTACGGCCTGAGCCCGGCCCCGGAGGTCGCCGGCGCCGAGGCCCTCGGGCTGCGCCCGGCGATGCGGCTCGAGGCGCGCCTGACCCTGGTCAAGCCGGCCCCGGCGGGCACCCCGGTGTCCTACGGCCACACCGAGAGCACCAGCGCCGACACCCACCTCGGCGTCGTCCCGCTCGGTTACGGCGACGGGATCCCCCGGGCGGCCTCGTCCGTCGGCCCGGTCCAGGTGGCCGGCCGCCGCCTGCGCGTGACCGGCCGGGTGTGCATGGACCAGGTGGTCCTCGACCTCGGCCCGGACGGCGGGGCCGAGGGGGACGTGGCCGTGCTGTTCGGCGACGGCCGGGCGGGGGAGCCCACCGCGGACGACTGGGCGCGGGTCTGCGGCACCATCAGCTACGAGATCGTCACCAGGCTCGGGGCCCGCGTGCCCCGGCACTACCTCCCCGGGGAGCACGCATGA
- a CDS encoding holo-ACP synthase produces MIVSVGIDVVDVARFVAEVERVPRLREKIFTPDERDLPDASLAARFAAKEAIAKALGAPAGMRWHDCTVHRVVGGPPVVEIRGTVAARAAELGITRWHLSISHDAGIASAMVVAES; encoded by the coding sequence GTGATCGTCTCGGTGGGCATCGACGTCGTCGACGTCGCCCGCTTCGTGGCCGAGGTCGAGCGCGTCCCGCGCCTGCGGGAGAAGATCTTCACCCCCGACGAGCGGGACCTGCCCGACGCCTCCCTCGCCGCCCGCTTCGCGGCCAAGGAGGCGATCGCCAAGGCCCTGGGCGCGCCGGCGGGCATGCGCTGGCACGACTGCACGGTGCACCGCGTCGTCGGCGGCCCGCCCGTGGTGGAGATCCGCGGCACGGTGGCCGCCCGGGCCGCCGAGCTCGGCATCACCCGTTGGCACCTGTCGATCTCCCACGACGCGGGCATCGCCTCGGCGATGGTCGTCGCCGAGTCCTGA
- the tsaE gene encoding tRNA (adenosine(37)-N6)-threonylcarbamoyltransferase complex ATPase subunit type 1 TsaE — translation MTTTVHVADAEATRELGRRLAGLLRAGDLVLLSGGLGAGKTTLTQGIGTGLDVRGQVASPTFIIARVHPALSGGPDLVHVDAYRLSSLDEVDALDLDTSLEDSVTVVEWGEGKVEALAADRLEVEVRRPRGGAATSMDDLAAPAPREVVLRGVGERWAGVDLAALAEAG, via the coding sequence ATGACCACCACCGTCCACGTCGCCGACGCCGAGGCCACCCGCGAGCTCGGGCGGCGCCTCGCCGGGCTGCTCCGGGCAGGGGACCTCGTCCTCCTCTCCGGCGGCCTCGGGGCCGGGAAGACGACCCTGACCCAGGGGATCGGCACCGGTCTGGACGTGCGCGGCCAGGTGGCCTCGCCGACCTTCATCATCGCCCGCGTCCACCCCGCCCTCTCCGGCGGGCCCGACCTCGTCCACGTCGACGCCTACCGGCTCAGCTCCCTCGACGAGGTCGACGCCCTCGACCTCGACACCTCCCTCGAGGACTCGGTCACGGTCGTGGAGTGGGGCGAGGGCAAGGTCGAGGCGCTCGCGGCGGACCGGCTCGAGGTGGAGGTCCGCCGCCCCCGCGGGGGTGCCGCCACGTCCATGGACGACCTCGCCGCCCCGGCGCCGCGCGAGGTGGTCCTGCGCGGGGTCGGCGAGCGGTGGGCCGGGGTGGACCTCGCCGCGCTCGCGGAGGCCGGGTGA
- a CDS encoding NAD(P)H-hydrate epimerase — MISAHSAAAVRAAEEPLLAARRPLMATAAFALATRVAAALRREGYRVSGSIVLLLVGGGNNGGDALFAGAHLARRGCLVHAALLGRAHAGGLAAATAAGVQVHDLTEDDDPAGAVLELAGWSGVWVDALVGIGARGALREPLARVVEALAEERAENPGGAIVVAVDVPSGIGVDDGTLPGPVLPADVTVTMGAPKPGLLLPPAADLAGRVEVADVGLDALDDAVPAVCRLTGDDVTALWPVPGPGDHKYTRGVLGLVAGSQTYPGAAVLAAAGALRTGLGMVRYLGPEVPTALVHQRFPEVVAVPGRVQAWVLGPGVGPEPSVRSEEVGEALAAALAAHRPVVLDAGALALLGETFTDLPATVVLTPHAGELAALLTARGEETSREDVEDAPARHARLAAEITGATVLLKGATTVVAAPDGPLYAQAEATGWLATAGAGDVLAGMVGALLAGYGDLLSGELHGALPSDGAGLPARLAAAAALVHGRAARTAAGLTGEATAGGAGAPVTAMDVAAAVPAALRALLG, encoded by the coding sequence ATGATCAGCGCCCACAGCGCCGCCGCGGTCCGCGCGGCGGAAGAGCCCCTCCTGGCCGCCCGCCGCCCCCTCATGGCCACCGCCGCCTTCGCCCTGGCCACCCGCGTCGCCGCCGCGCTGCGGCGCGAGGGCTACCGGGTGAGCGGTTCGATCGTGCTGCTCCTGGTCGGCGGCGGCAACAACGGCGGCGACGCCCTGTTCGCCGGGGCGCACCTGGCGCGCCGCGGCTGCCTCGTCCACGCCGCGCTGCTCGGCCGGGCCCACGCGGGCGGCCTGGCCGCGGCCACGGCCGCCGGGGTCCAGGTGCACGACCTCACCGAGGACGACGACCCCGCCGGCGCCGTCCTGGAGCTCGCGGGCTGGTCCGGGGTGTGGGTCGACGCCCTCGTCGGCATCGGCGCGCGCGGGGCCCTGCGCGAGCCGCTGGCGAGGGTGGTCGAGGCGCTCGCCGAGGAGCGGGCCGAGAACCCCGGCGGCGCGATCGTCGTCGCCGTCGACGTCCCCTCCGGCATCGGGGTCGACGACGGCACCCTGCCCGGGCCCGTGCTCCCGGCCGACGTCACCGTCACCATGGGGGCGCCCAAGCCCGGCCTGCTCCTGCCGCCCGCCGCCGACCTCGCCGGCCGGGTGGAGGTCGCCGACGTCGGGCTCGACGCGCTCGACGACGCCGTCCCGGCCGTGTGCCGTCTCACCGGCGACGACGTCACCGCGCTGTGGCCCGTGCCCGGCCCCGGCGACCACAAGTACACCCGCGGGGTCCTGGGGCTCGTGGCCGGCTCCCAGACCTATCCCGGCGCAGCCGTCCTGGCCGCCGCCGGGGCCCTGCGCACGGGCCTGGGCATGGTTCGCTACCTCGGCCCGGAGGTCCCCACCGCGCTGGTCCACCAGCGCTTCCCCGAGGTGGTCGCCGTCCCCGGCCGGGTGCAGGCCTGGGTGCTCGGCCCCGGGGTGGGGCCGGAGCCCTCGGTGCGGTCGGAGGAGGTCGGCGAGGCCCTCGCCGCCGCCCTGGCGGCGCACCGGCCGGTGGTGCTCGACGCCGGGGCGCTCGCCCTGCTGGGCGAGACCTTCACCGACCTGCCCGCCACCGTCGTGCTGACCCCGCACGCCGGCGAGCTCGCCGCGCTGCTCACCGCGCGCGGGGAGGAGACCAGCCGCGAGGACGTCGAGGACGCGCCCGCCCGTCACGCCCGCCTCGCGGCCGAGATCACCGGCGCGACCGTCCTGCTCAAGGGCGCCACCACGGTGGTGGCCGCCCCGGACGGCCCGCTCTACGCCCAGGCCGAGGCCACCGGCTGGCTCGCCACCGCCGGTGCCGGGGACGTCCTGGCGGGGATGGTCGGGGCGCTGCTGGCGGGCTACGGCGACCTCCTCTCCGGTGAGCTGCACGGCGCCCTGCCCTCCGACGGTGCGGGCCTGCCCGCGCGGCTGGCCGCGGCCGCCGCCCTGGTGCACGGCCGCGCCGCCCGGACCGCCGCGGGCCTGACCGGCGAGGCCACCGCCGGCGGTGCCGGGGCGCCCGTCACCGCCATGGACGTCGCCGCCGCGGTCCCGGCCGCGCTGCGTGCGCTGCTGGGCTGA
- the rimI gene encoding ribosomal protein S18-alanine N-acetyltransferase — MNADLGRVVELEEELFGPGAWSRGVYLDELATPGRTYLAAVVDGTVVGYAGLAAGEEAQVMTVGVAAPYRRRGIARQLLEALLSAARAAGSRTVVLEVRASDAGAQRLYEGAGFTRIGLRRGYYAAEGEDAVVMRARLTASPGPVGSEP, encoded by the coding sequence GTGAACGCCGACCTCGGCCGCGTCGTCGAGCTCGAGGAGGAGCTCTTCGGCCCCGGCGCCTGGAGCCGCGGGGTCTACCTCGACGAGCTCGCGACCCCCGGGCGGACCTACCTCGCAGCCGTGGTCGACGGGACCGTCGTCGGCTACGCCGGCCTCGCGGCCGGGGAGGAGGCGCAGGTGATGACCGTGGGCGTCGCCGCGCCCTACCGCCGTCGTGGCATCGCCCGCCAGCTCCTCGAGGCGCTCCTGTCCGCCGCCCGCGCGGCCGGCTCGCGCACCGTCGTGCTGGAGGTGCGCGCCTCGGACGCCGGCGCGCAGCGGCTGTACGAGGGAGCGGGCTTCACCCGCATCGGGCTGCGACGCGGCTACTACGCGGCCGAGGGCGAGGACGCCGTGGTCATGCGTGCCCGGCTCACGGCCTCGCCCGGCCCGGTGGGGAGCGAGCCGTGA